Proteins co-encoded in one Streptomyces sp. NBC_01283 genomic window:
- a CDS encoding carbohydrate ABC transporter permease, whose amino-acid sequence MKSSGTATVPRAPADDRGPRRRIRRQLPSSPWLFAAPGLLVVGIFILYPFVSTLINSFTDKRTLIPGEYVGLDNFRELLHDDMFWIGLRNSTLYIVGVVPALVLLPLLLAMLVQKHIPGITFFRSAFYTPVVASIVVVGLIWVWMLDERGLVNAVLEAVGVGSVGFLSDQWLLLLSAMAVTVWKGLGYYMIIYLAALANVPRELHEAASVDGAGAVRRFFTVTVPAVRSTMVLVAALSSVAAFKVFTEVYLMAGPNGGPAGEDTTLVMLVQRVGTGLTGRVGYASAISVVVFIVTVALMLLVLRADRKEDA is encoded by the coding sequence ATGAAAAGCTCCGGCACCGCCACCGTTCCCCGTGCACCCGCCGACGACCGCGGGCCCCGCCGCCGCATCAGGCGTCAACTCCCCAGCAGCCCCTGGCTGTTCGCAGCCCCCGGGCTGCTGGTCGTCGGCATCTTCATCCTCTATCCGTTCGTCAGCACGCTCATCAACTCCTTCACCGACAAGCGCACCCTGATCCCGGGGGAGTACGTCGGCCTGGACAACTTCCGGGAGTTGCTGCACGACGACATGTTCTGGATCGGGCTTCGCAACTCGACGCTCTACATCGTCGGGGTCGTCCCGGCGCTCGTCCTGCTGCCGCTGCTGCTCGCGATGCTCGTCCAGAAGCACATCCCCGGCATCACCTTCTTCCGGTCGGCGTTCTACACGCCGGTGGTCGCGTCCATCGTCGTGGTGGGCCTGATCTGGGTGTGGATGCTGGATGAACGGGGCCTGGTCAACGCGGTGCTTGAGGCCGTGGGCGTCGGCTCGGTCGGCTTCCTCAGCGACCAGTGGCTGCTCCTCCTGAGCGCCATGGCCGTCACGGTCTGGAAGGGCCTCGGCTACTACATGATCATTTACCTGGCGGCGCTCGCCAACGTGCCACGTGAACTCCACGAGGCCGCCTCGGTGGACGGCGCGGGCGCGGTGCGCCGCTTCTTCACGGTCACCGTGCCCGCCGTGCGCTCCACGATGGTCCTGGTCGCCGCACTCTCCTCGGTCGCCGCCTTCAAGGTGTTCACCGAGGTCTATCTGATGGCAGGGCCCAACGGCGGCCCCGCAGGCGAGGACACCACGCTCGTGATGCTGGTGCAGCGCGTCGGCACCGGCCTGACCGGCCGCGTCGGGTACGCGTCGGCCATCTCGGTCGTCGTCTTCATCGTCACCGTCGCGCTGATGCTGCTCGTGCTGCGCGCGGACCGGAAGGAGGACGCGTGA
- a CDS encoding glycosyl hydrolase — protein MSRTTRVPSLPSAPSVPSGAPRFGANYTPSQGWFHHWLDFDLDAVRADLDAIAALGLDHIRVFPIWPYFQPNRTLIRPRAVEQLVALADAAGERGLDVNVDGLQGHLSSFDFLPAWTQTWHRRNIFTDPDVVEGEVTYLRTLAAALADRPNFIGMTIGNEVNQFSAGPHPDPDRITQEQAGEWLRRVLAACEEGAPGKPHLHAEYDAAWYQDDQPFTPAQAARLGGMTAVHSWVFNGTAQRHGREGIATAQHAAYMIELSKAWADDPHRPVWLQEVGAPAPLIPAEHAASFTEATVAAALDCADVWGVTWWCSHDVSRSLADFPELEYSLGLLSNDGRVKPGGEALARIAKEWRGREYAPAVRATAVVVDDLTSERSACAPGGAVFETFMRLVGDGVRPTTVLAGRAGDSAHLAARGITEVVRPGEVG, from the coding sequence ATGTCTCGTACGACTCGTGTGCCCTCCTTGCCCTCCGCGCCTTCTGTGCCGTCCGGCGCGCCGCGCTTCGGCGCGAACTACACCCCCAGCCAGGGGTGGTTCCACCACTGGCTGGACTTCGACCTCGACGCCGTGCGCGCCGATCTCGACGCGATCGCCGCGCTGGGCCTCGACCACATCCGGGTCTTCCCGATCTGGCCGTACTTCCAGCCGAACCGCACCCTGATCCGGCCGCGCGCGGTGGAGCAGCTCGTCGCCCTCGCGGACGCGGCGGGGGAGCGCGGGCTCGACGTCAACGTCGACGGGCTCCAGGGGCATCTGTCGAGCTTCGACTTCCTGCCCGCGTGGACGCAGACCTGGCACCGGCGGAACATCTTCACCGACCCGGATGTGGTGGAGGGCGAGGTCACGTACCTGCGCACGCTGGCCGCCGCGCTGGCCGACCGGCCGAACTTCATCGGCATGACCATCGGCAACGAGGTCAACCAGTTCTCGGCGGGCCCCCACCCCGACCCGGACCGCATCACGCAGGAGCAGGCGGGGGAGTGGCTGCGGAGGGTCCTCGCCGCGTGCGAGGAGGGCGCTCCCGGCAAGCCGCACCTCCATGCCGAGTACGACGCCGCCTGGTACCAGGACGACCAGCCCTTCACCCCGGCCCAGGCCGCCCGCCTCGGCGGGATGACCGCCGTGCACTCCTGGGTGTTCAACGGCACGGCCCAGCGGCACGGGCGGGAGGGAATCGCCACCGCGCAGCACGCGGCGTACATGATCGAGCTGTCCAAGGCGTGGGCGGACGATCCGCACCGCCCGGTCTGGCTCCAGGAGGTGGGCGCGCCCGCTCCCCTGATCCCTGCCGAGCACGCGGCGTCCTTCACCGAGGCGACGGTGGCAGCGGCGCTCGACTGCGCGGACGTGTGGGGGGTGACGTGGTGGTGCTCGCACGACGTGTCGCGTTCGCTGGCGGACTTCCCCGAACTCGAGTACAGCCTGGGCCTGTTGAGCAATGACGGCCGGGTCAAGCCGGGAGGTGAGGCGCTGGCCCGGATCGCGAAGGAGTGGCGGGGGCGGGAGTACGCGCCTGCGGTGCGGGCCACTGCTGTGGTGGTGGATGACTTGACCTCGGAGCGGTCCGCGTGTGCTCCGGGGGGAGCGGTGTTCGAGACGTTCATGCGGCTGGTGGGGGACGGGGTCCGGCCCACCACCGTGCTGGCCGGCCGGGCGGGGGACTCGGCGCATTTGGCTGCGCGGGGCATTACGGAGGTTGTGCGGCCGGGGGAGGTCGGCTAG
- a CDS encoding LacI family DNA-binding transcriptional regulator gives MKDIARRAGVSESAVSFALNDRPGVSDVTRDRVRRVAEQLGWHPSTAARALSGEGSATVGLVVARPAGTLGVDSFFLQLISGIQEVLAERQLGLLFQVVEDVTAECAVYQRWWAEHRVDGVLVVDPRTDDPRPALLDELGLPAVVTGGVPDPEAHHPNLSTVWADDAGAMASIVDHLHALGHRRIVHIAGLPGLAHTERRIRTLRAEAERRDLSEVRSVTTDYSDAEGAAVTRRVLSAASPPTALVYDNDVMAVAGVAAAASLGFAVPGDVSVIAWEDSALCRMVHPWLTALSRDTVSFGRTAARELLSLLDDGPAATVQVPLPTLIERESTGRAAGG, from the coding sequence ATGAAGGACATCGCGCGCCGCGCCGGAGTCTCCGAGAGCGCCGTGTCCTTCGCGCTCAACGACCGGCCAGGAGTCTCCGACGTCACCCGGGACCGGGTCCGCAGGGTCGCCGAGCAGCTGGGCTGGCACCCGAGCACGGCGGCGCGCGCGCTGTCCGGTGAGGGCTCGGCGACGGTGGGGCTCGTGGTGGCGAGGCCCGCCGGGACGCTGGGCGTCGACTCGTTCTTCCTGCAGCTCATCTCGGGCATCCAGGAAGTCCTTGCGGAGCGTCAACTGGGCCTGCTCTTCCAGGTGGTGGAGGACGTGACCGCCGAGTGCGCGGTCTACCAGCGGTGGTGGGCCGAGCACCGGGTGGACGGCGTCCTGGTCGTGGACCCGCGCACGGACGACCCCCGCCCGGCGCTGCTGGACGAGCTGGGACTGCCCGCGGTGGTGACGGGCGGCGTGCCGGACCCGGAGGCGCACCACCCCAACCTCTCCACCGTCTGGGCGGACGACGCGGGCGCGATGGCGTCGATCGTGGACCATCTGCACGCCCTGGGCCACCGCCGCATCGTGCACATCGCGGGACTGCCCGGCCTCGCCCACACGGAACGGCGGATCCGCACGCTGCGGGCCGAGGCGGAGCGGCGCGACCTGTCGGAGGTCCGCTCGGTCACCACGGACTACTCGGACGCGGAAGGCGCCGCGGTGACACGGCGGGTGCTCTCCGCCGCGTCGCCGCCGACGGCCCTCGTGTACGACAACGACGTGATGGCCGTCGCCGGGGTCGCCGCGGCGGCCTCGCTCGGGTTCGCCGTCCCGGGGGACGTGTCAGTCATCGCGTGGGAGGACTCGGCGCTGTGCCGGATGGTGCACCCGTGGCTCACGGCGCTGTCCCGCGACACGGTGTCCTTCGGCCGGACGGCGGCCCGCGAACTCCTGTCCCTCCTGGACGACGGCCCCGCGGCCACGGTCCAGGTACCGCTGCCCACACTCATCGAGCGGGAGAGCACGGGGAGGGCGGCCGGAGGCTGA
- a CDS encoding carbohydrate ABC transporter permease — translation MKAARKGRKDGSRRRGRITDENGRRMPVWEIILRYVLLLAVLALMIGPFLWQLSTSLKGPHENIFSSPPKFLPSSPTFHNYERVADTIPVWDYAFNSLKVAAANVVTNCVGATLAGYALARLRYRGRRAATLVFILAMLVPVEGIIIAQFTTMRELGLNNTLIGVLLPGCVSALNVLLMRNAFLNLPYEIEEAAYVDGANVWQRFTRIALPAVKGTLAVVAIFAFMGAWDDFLWPLIVLSDPSRFTLTIGLNYLHGTFANDERLVAAGTVIAVLPLIVLFACLQRYFFRGVGEGAVKG, via the coding sequence GTGAAGGCGGCTCGGAAGGGCCGGAAGGACGGCTCCCGCCGGCGCGGCCGGATCACCGACGAGAACGGCCGCAGGATGCCAGTGTGGGAGATCATCCTGCGCTACGTGCTCCTGCTCGCCGTACTCGCGCTGATGATCGGGCCCTTCCTCTGGCAGCTCTCCACCTCCCTCAAGGGTCCGCACGAGAACATCTTCAGCTCCCCGCCCAAGTTCCTGCCGAGCAGCCCGACCTTCCACAACTACGAGCGGGTCGCCGACACCATCCCCGTCTGGGACTACGCCTTCAACTCCCTGAAGGTGGCCGCCGCCAACGTGGTGACCAACTGCGTGGGCGCCACCCTCGCCGGCTACGCCCTCGCGCGCCTGCGCTACCGGGGCCGCAGGGCGGCCACGCTCGTCTTCATCCTCGCCATGCTGGTGCCCGTGGAGGGCATCATCATCGCCCAGTTCACCACCATGCGGGAGCTTGGCCTCAACAACACCCTCATCGGGGTGCTGCTGCCGGGCTGCGTCTCCGCACTCAACGTCCTGCTGATGCGCAACGCCTTCCTGAACCTGCCGTACGAGATCGAGGAAGCCGCGTACGTCGACGGCGCGAACGTCTGGCAGCGGTTCACGCGGATCGCCCTGCCCGCGGTCAAGGGCACGCTCGCCGTGGTGGCGATCTTCGCCTTCATGGGCGCCTGGGACGACTTCCTGTGGCCGCTGATCGTGCTGAGCGACCCGAGCCGGTTCACCCTGACCATCGGCCTGAACTACCTGCACGGCACCTTCGCCAACGACGAACGGCTCGTCGCCGCGGGCACGGTCATCGCCGTACTCCCGCTGATCGTGCTCTTCGCCTGTCTCCAGCGGTACTTCTTCCGCGGGGTGGGCGAGGGAGCGGTCAAGGGCTGA
- a CDS encoding extracellular solute-binding protein: MRISHHPRIPRRAAAAAAVIAVLLPLSACGDGDDGGGSTDASGKVEGEITFQTWNLKANFKSYFEGVVDGFEKKYPGTKVHWVDQPGEGYADKISADAAAGTLPDVVNVSPDLVAPLAKAGLALDLDKAAGKYEKEYLPGAWKSHQIPGTEGTYAFPWYLNTGPLFYNKRIFKEAGLDADKPPTTYDQLFDDALKLSKETKGKTATLANVPTIEDFGRYGVPLMDKAGTKFTFNGPKGVELLTKYKELYDAKALDGQALTATPESTGKKFLTEAVAMNPGSALDLGKFKKDAPSLYKNIGITPQITNTGKDNMYVMGVMVNTRTKQTPAAVAFAHYVTDAQRQMSFAKKVAIFPSTEGSLDDPYFTKQDGTDDTRVRIAAAKSVKTAVNYTPVLFSEQMKIELRNGVARALQGKQSPEEALDNAVKNCDRLLKQS, from the coding sequence GTGCGCATCTCCCATCACCCCCGCATCCCCCGAAGGGCAGCCGCCGCTGCCGCCGTCATCGCCGTGCTCCTGCCGCTGAGCGCCTGCGGTGACGGAGACGACGGCGGCGGTTCGACCGACGCGTCAGGCAAGGTCGAGGGCGAGATCACCTTCCAGACCTGGAACCTGAAGGCGAACTTCAAGTCGTACTTCGAGGGCGTCGTCGACGGCTTCGAGAAGAAGTACCCGGGCACGAAGGTGCACTGGGTCGACCAGCCCGGCGAGGGCTACGCCGACAAGATCAGTGCCGACGCCGCGGCCGGCACCCTCCCCGACGTCGTCAACGTCTCGCCCGACCTGGTGGCCCCGCTCGCCAAGGCCGGTCTCGCGCTCGACCTCGACAAGGCCGCCGGGAAGTACGAGAAGGAGTACCTGCCGGGTGCGTGGAAGAGCCACCAGATACCGGGCACGGAGGGCACGTACGCCTTCCCCTGGTACCTGAACACCGGGCCGCTCTTCTACAACAAGCGGATCTTCAAGGAGGCGGGTCTCGACGCCGACAAGCCCCCGACGACGTACGACCAGCTCTTCGACGACGCACTGAAGCTGTCGAAGGAGACCAAGGGCAAGACCGCCACGCTCGCCAACGTCCCCACCATCGAGGACTTCGGGCGCTACGGCGTGCCGCTGATGGACAAGGCCGGGACCAAGTTCACCTTCAACGGCCCCAAGGGCGTCGAACTCCTCACCAAGTACAAGGAGTTGTACGACGCCAAGGCCCTGGACGGCCAGGCGCTCACCGCGACGCCCGAGTCGACGGGCAAGAAGTTCCTCACCGAGGCCGTCGCCATGAACCCCGGAAGCGCCCTGGACCTCGGCAAGTTCAAGAAGGACGCCCCCAGCCTGTACAAGAACATCGGGATCACCCCGCAGATCACCAACACCGGCAAGGACAACATGTACGTGATGGGCGTGATGGTGAACACGCGCACCAAGCAGACGCCCGCCGCCGTGGCGTTCGCCCACTACGTGACGGACGCGCAGCGCCAGATGTCCTTCGCCAAGAAGGTGGCGATCTTCCCCAGTACGGAGGGTTCACTCGACGACCCGTACTTCACCAAGCAGGACGGCACCGATGACACGCGCGTGCGGATCGCCGCCGCCAAGTCCGTGAAGACCGCGGTGAATTACACGCCCGTGCTGTTCAGCGAGCAGATGAAGATCGAGCTGCGCAACGGCGTCGCCCGGGCGCTGCAGGGCAAGCAGAGTCCCGAGGAAGCACTTGACAACGCTGTCAAGAACTGCGACCGGCTGCTGAAGCAGAGCTGA